A single window of Drosophila suzukii chromosome 3, CBGP_Dsuzu_IsoJpt1.0, whole genome shotgun sequence DNA harbors:
- the Abd-B gene encoding homeobox protein abdominal-B gives MQQHHLQQQQQQQQQQQQQQQQQQEQQHLQEQQQHLQQLHHHAHHHLPQPLHTTSHHHSAHPHLQQQQQQQQQQQQHAVVASSPSSVLQQQQQQSTPTTHSTPTHAVMYEDPPPVPIVAVQQQLLPAPQQQLQQQQQQQQQLATTPVAGALSPAQTPTGPSAQQQQQQQQQQHLTSPHHQQLPQQQQTPNSVASGASANLQQNAAVAPGQTQIVAPTTASVSPSSVSSQKEDNNMSIQLAPLHIPAMRPGFEPDTSAAVKRHPAHWTYNDDAFNQYPGYAKGHYDRNHMFPYPYPDTSQFPVYWTGGYRADQGSSASTAAAAVAYMNEQDRHVSAAARQSVEGTSTSSYEPPTYSSPGGLRGYPGENYSSSGASGGLSVGAVGPCTPNPGLHEWTGQVSVRKKRKPYSKFQTLELEKEFLFNAYVSKQKRWELARNLQLTERQVKIWFQNRRMKNKKNSQRQANQQNNNNNSSSNHNHSQATQQHHSSHHLNLSLNMGHHAAKMHQ, from the exons ATGCAGCAACACCAcctgcaacagcagcagcagcagcaacagcagcagcaacaacagcagcagcagcagcaggagcaacaGCATctgcaggagcagcagcaacatctgcAGCAACTGCACCACCATGCGCACCACCACCTGCCTCAGCCTCTGCACACCACCAGCCATCACCACAGCGCGCATCCAcacctgcagcagcagcaacagcaacagcagcagcagcagcaacatgcagTCGTCGCCTCCTCGCCCTCCTCGGTgctccagcagcagcaacagcagtcAACGCCCACCACACATTCCACGCCCACGCATGCGGTCATGTACGAGGATCCCCCGCCTGTGCCAATTGTCGCCGTGCAGCAGCAACTCCTCCCCGCTCCGCAGCAGCAActccagcagcaacagcagcagcagcaacagctggCGACAACACCGGTGGCCGGCGCCCTCAGTCCCGCCCAAACACCCACTGGACCCTCCGcccaacaacagcagcaacagcaacagcagcaacatctcaCATCGCCCCACCACCAGCAActaccgcagcagcaacagaccCCAAACAGTGTTGCCAGCGGCGCCTCCGCGAATCTCCAGCAGAATGCTGCAGTTGCTCCCGGCCAGACACAGATCGTTGCGCCCACCACGGCGAGTGTTTCTCCCTCCAGTGTTAGTTCTCAGAAGGAAG ACAACAATATGTCCATCCAATTAGCGCCCCTGCACATACCCGCCATGCGGCCGGGATTCGAGCCGGACACCTCGGCGGCGGTCAAGCGGCACCCGGCACACTGGACCTACAACGATGACGCATTCAACCAGTATCCCGGCTACGCGAAAGGGCACTACGACCGCAACCACATGTTCCCCTACCCCTATCCAGACACCAGCCAGTTTCCGGTT TACTGGACCGGAGGCTACCGCGCCGATCAGGGCAGCTCCGCCAGCACTGCCGCGGCGGCAGTGGCCTATATGAACGAACAGGATCGCCACGTGAGCGCCGCCGCCCGACAGTCCGTCGAGGGCACTTCGACGTCCAGCTACGAGCCGCCCACTTACTCCTCTCCAGGCGGACTACGCGGCTATCCCGGCGAGAACTACTCCAGCTCAG GAGCCTCCGGTGGATTGTCGGTGGGTGCAGTGGGTCCTTGCACGCCCAATCCCGGACTGCACGAGTGGACCGGCCAGGTGTCCGTCCGGAAAAAGCGAAAGCCGTACTCCAAGTTCCAGACCCTGGAGCTGGAGAAGGAGTTCCTTTTCAATGCATACGTGTCCAAGCAGAAGCGCTGGGAGCTGGCCAGAAATTTGCAGTTGACCGAGCGACAG GTCAAGATATGGTTCCAGAACCGGCGCATGAAGAACAAGAAGAACTCGCAGCGCCAGGCCAATCAgcagaacaacaacaacaactcgAGCAGCAATCACAACCACTCGCAGGCGACCCAGCAGCACCACAGCAGCCACCACCTGAACCTTAGCCTAAACATGGGTCACCATGCCGCCAAGATGCACCAGTGA